A region from the Candidatus Electrothrix scaldis genome encodes:
- a CDS encoding pentapeptide repeat-containing protein yields the protein MTGEDLSRAVKGGDFFYDEDFSGMDCRGVDFSGAIFNKICFDNCDFTGANLKEALFTECSLQNSILKDSTLNETLFNNTDLSQADFQGIATEFVKFIKCSMNGINFSGARLSGMCVFIESCLEEAVFNKADLDTAVFTTCSMKGSNFSQSHHFKTTFYQCEFEQTSFQGATINLSLFHGASLNGTDFSEMDLNQVQFRESSLNNCNFYKTQLKQGGFVQASCKGSLFDEALLELANFYEAELTGSRFIKADMRMVSMQNAILNMSDFSSANLYQAQLEGVQANDSLFKESDLTYADLSHAQIKNSSFSGANLFMANLHMVRDEHTIWSGSNKALARGTDEKRLKSESWGI from the coding sequence ATGACAGGAGAAGATCTCTCAAGAGCGGTTAAAGGAGGAGACTTCTTTTATGATGAGGACTTCTCTGGCATGGATTGCCGAGGTGTTGATTTTTCTGGAGCTATCTTTAACAAAATCTGTTTTGATAATTGTGATTTCACAGGCGCAAACCTTAAAGAGGCCCTGTTTACGGAATGCTCTCTTCAGAACAGTATACTCAAGGACAGTACGCTCAACGAAACATTATTTAATAATACAGACCTCAGCCAGGCCGACTTTCAGGGGATTGCCACGGAGTTTGTCAAATTTATCAAGTGCTCAATGAACGGGATAAATTTTTCCGGTGCCCGCCTCAGCGGGATGTGTGTCTTTATTGAATCCTGCCTGGAAGAGGCTGTATTTAACAAAGCAGATTTAGATACGGCTGTTTTTACCACCTGCTCAATGAAGGGAAGTAATTTTTCGCAATCACATCATTTCAAAACCACATTTTATCAATGCGAATTTGAGCAAACAAGTTTCCAAGGAGCAACTATCAACCTTTCCCTTTTTCACGGGGCTTCACTGAATGGAACAGATTTCAGCGAAATGGACCTCAATCAGGTTCAGTTCCGTGAAAGCTCGTTGAATAACTGTAATTTTTATAAAACGCAACTCAAACAGGGTGGCTTTGTCCAGGCCTCCTGTAAAGGGTCTCTCTTTGATGAAGCTTTGCTCGAACTGGCAAATTTTTACGAAGCTGAACTCACGGGTTCCAGGTTTATCAAGGCTGATATGCGAATGGTCAGTATGCAAAATGCCATCCTGAACATGAGCGACTTTTCATCAGCTAATCTGTATCAGGCCCAGCTGGAAGGCGTTCAGGCGAATGACTCGCTCTTCAAGGAAAGTGATCTCACCTATGCTGATCTCTCTCATGCTCAAATAAAAAATTCCAGTTTTTCCGGGGCAAACCTCTTTATGGCCAACCTGCACATGGTGCGTGACGAACATACGATCTGGAGCGGTTCGAACAAAGCCTTAGCACGGGGTACCGATGAAAAAAGATTAAAATCTGAATCCTGGGGAATATAA
- a CDS encoding DUF3540 domain-containing protein: MQNVAEKIIPIHGDTLPGIRECSVQDIQPGGIRVNIDGRSRRAKQAFSCLVSPEIGDIVLCSENAQGMLYILAIIERPTAQKMRLAFPADTDIQLKQGALNIHAPDHINVTSDNLHCFSKKAVHVSEKAIISYEHVTAQGKDLQANYSTIRLLSKLINTIAGQMINRFKGYMRSTEDHDMVKATQLTRTATHLHSIDGEHTLINSKKCTKIDGEKILMG; encoded by the coding sequence ATGCAAAATGTAGCTGAGAAAATCATTCCGATTCATGGTGATACGCTGCCCGGTATCCGGGAGTGTTCTGTACAGGACATTCAACCCGGTGGCATCCGAGTCAATATCGATGGCAGATCAAGACGAGCGAAACAGGCATTTTCCTGTCTCGTCAGCCCGGAAATTGGAGATATTGTTCTTTGCTCGGAAAATGCTCAGGGCATGCTCTATATTCTTGCCATCATTGAACGTCCGACTGCACAAAAAATGCGCCTTGCTTTTCCTGCTGATACAGATATTCAACTCAAGCAGGGTGCGTTGAATATACACGCTCCAGACCATATTAATGTTACCTCTGATAATCTGCATTGTTTTTCAAAAAAGGCCGTCCATGTCAGCGAAAAGGCGATTATCTCCTATGAGCATGTGACAGCCCAAGGGAAAGATCTACAAGCCAATTACTCAACCATCCGCCTGTTGAGCAAATTGATCAACACCATAGCAGGCCAGATGATCAATCGATTCAAAGGCTACATGAGAAGCACAGAGGATCATGATATGGTCAAGGCTACGCAACTTACACGAACGGCGACCCATCTCCACTCTATTGACGGCGAACACACACTTATCAACAGTAAGAAATGCACCAAGATAGACGGGGAAAAGATATTGATGGGGTGA
- a CDS encoding DUF4150 domain-containing protein, with protein sequence MFANCSMPGMDIAFPDVCKTPVGPAIVPIPYPNIAMKTMAVPPTASMKHLIMFMPSHHVGTTVPTTMGDNAGALGGVASQIMMGPARNTKSSMKVITGGMPATRMLDTTMQNLTNASGMTLVPGQFKVLYLS encoded by the coding sequence ATGTTTGCAAATTGTTCAATGCCCGGCATGGATATAGCGTTTCCTGATGTCTGCAAGACACCTGTAGGGCCTGCCATCGTGCCAATTCCATATCCTAATATAGCGATGAAAACTATGGCAGTTCCCCCTACGGCATCAATGAAACATCTTATCATGTTCATGCCATCCCACCATGTAGGAACAACTGTCCCCACCACTATGGGAGATAATGCAGGGGCACTGGGTGGTGTTGCTTCCCAAATTATGATGGGTCCTGCCCGTAACACGAAAAGCAGTATGAAGGTTATTACCGGTGGGATGCCTGCCACACGAATGCTGGACACCACTATGCAGAATCTGACCAACGCATCCGGCATGACCTTGGTCCCTGGCCAGTTTAAAGTCTTATATCTCTCATAG
- the tssJ gene encoding type VI secretion system lipoprotein TssJ codes for MVQRFIAQHALKKISLLFLLCLLLLTSCAADAPEPEWKYGEDAIDIVYRATPDLNTKDGDPNALLLVIYQLKEVNEFNRLAGYTEGLKQLLEAKVFDESVMALKKIYIEPGGARRITLDRAEHTRFVGIVAGYYDLEPYRCVTVQDIEYETEKHGLFKIWKNTKISLLGISLTLGRDGLRVIRKTEVKRGS; via the coding sequence ATGGTTCAACGATTTATAGCCCAGCACGCACTGAAAAAAATATCCCTTCTTTTTCTTCTTTGCCTTTTGCTTCTCACGTCCTGCGCAGCCGATGCCCCGGAACCGGAATGGAAATACGGAGAAGATGCCATTGATATCGTCTACCGTGCAACACCGGATCTTAATACAAAGGACGGTGATCCCAATGCGCTGCTCCTGGTGATCTATCAGCTCAAAGAGGTTAACGAATTCAACCGCCTTGCAGGGTATACAGAGGGACTCAAACAACTGCTTGAAGCCAAAGTATTTGACGAGAGCGTGATGGCCCTGAAAAAAATCTATATTGAGCCGGGTGGTGCGCGTAGAATCACCCTTGATCGCGCAGAGCACACCCGTTTTGTTGGTATCGTTGCGGGCTATTACGACCTGGAACCCTACCGCTGTGTCACTGTACAAGACATTGAGTATGAAACAGAAAAACACGGATTATTCAAAATCTGGAAAAATACAAAAATCAGCCTGCTTGGCATCAGCCTTACCTTGGGACGGGACGGACTGCGGGTTATACGCAAAACGGAGGTAAAGCGTGGTTCCTGA
- the tssK gene encoding type VI secretion system baseplate subunit TssK — protein sequence MVPEQPIFWHQGLFLQPQHFQHLDRYQQSLLYPTQFCLQPYFWGIQNIEINEAALLNRVVELTAFEAIFQDGTWVVLGKNAILPSRSFADHEAVFIEDETFPLYIGLKHWDRFRPNVASEGEHAPEGIRYQKDIDPVECEDLYEGGPAASMYLLSHRLELFWKDELPDKDEYLLLPVGRLRTKGEEVRFSGRFIPPIFMLQGSPRLLQIAKQIREHIQARCRILETYKPAGSHAYKNMALENLNYLSALKSLNRYLTLLQHFIETPRVHPWTLYAVLRQFIGELSTFSDRMNALGQLRDGTTLLPAYDHLDLETCFNESLQLIGELLEGIVMGAENIISLTRKDDTFSCEIPPETLQQRNIYCLMVRLFADDDQVKDTMVRHVKIGHCDAIPVMIARALSGIPLEYRDIPPLGMARREDSWCFQLDIDHPRWREVTADGRLCLHWDNAPDDSIIELVITRI from the coding sequence GTGGTTCCTGAACAGCCAATATTTTGGCACCAGGGGTTATTTCTTCAGCCCCAGCATTTCCAGCATCTGGATCGCTATCAGCAGTCATTGCTCTATCCGACCCAATTCTGCCTACAGCCCTATTTCTGGGGAATTCAGAATATAGAAATTAACGAGGCTGCCCTGCTGAATAGGGTCGTCGAACTAACAGCCTTTGAAGCCATTTTTCAAGATGGTACCTGGGTTGTCCTGGGGAAAAATGCCATCCTCCCTTCCCGGTCCTTTGCTGACCATGAAGCCGTCTTTATTGAAGATGAGACCTTTCCACTCTATATTGGCCTCAAACACTGGGACAGATTCCGTCCCAATGTGGCTTCAGAAGGCGAACACGCACCAGAAGGAATCCGATACCAAAAAGATATTGATCCAGTGGAATGTGAGGATCTCTATGAAGGCGGTCCGGCTGCTTCAATGTATCTCCTGAGCCATCGGTTGGAACTCTTCTGGAAAGACGAACTTCCAGACAAAGACGAGTATTTGCTTCTTCCTGTGGGCAGACTCCGAACAAAAGGTGAGGAGGTCCGCTTTTCAGGTCGCTTTATCCCGCCTATTTTTATGCTTCAGGGATCACCACGTCTGCTGCAGATAGCCAAACAGATCCGTGAGCATATTCAGGCCCGATGCCGTATATTGGAGACCTATAAACCAGCAGGAAGTCATGCCTACAAAAACATGGCCCTTGAAAACCTGAATTATTTATCGGCTCTCAAATCGCTTAACCGCTACCTTACCCTGTTACAGCATTTTATCGAGACGCCCAGGGTGCATCCCTGGACATTATATGCTGTGCTCCGACAGTTTATAGGAGAACTGAGCACCTTCAGCGACAGGATGAATGCTCTGGGGCAGCTGCGTGACGGCACAACACTCCTTCCCGCCTATGATCATCTGGATCTTGAAACCTGCTTCAATGAGAGCCTGCAGCTGATAGGCGAGCTACTGGAGGGTATTGTCATGGGGGCTGAAAACATTATCAGCCTGACCAGAAAAGACGACACGTTCTCCTGTGAAATCCCCCCAGAGACGCTGCAACAACGCAATATATACTGCCTCATGGTTCGCCTCTTTGCTGATGACGACCAGGTAAAAGATACAATGGTTCGCCATGTTAAAATAGGCCATTGTGATGCAATCCCTGTTATGATCGCTCGAGCGCTCAGCGGTATTCCCTTAGAATACAGGGATATTCCTCCTCTGGGTATGGCTCGCCGAGAAGACAGTTGGTGTTTCCAACTTGACATTGATCATCCCCGCTGGAGAGAGGTCACAGCAGACGGTCGTCTCTGTCTCCACTGGGACAATGCTCCTGATGACTCGATAATAGAACTCGTCATCACTCGGATCTAA
- a CDS encoding DotU family type IV/VI secretion system protein, translated as MRLVDCFCDLFALVLSLPEKQEQDLDAQQIQETFLTLVEEARQCARERGYNQQQFEEALFAVTVWVDETILCSDLPFVTTWSTYQLQLHFFGINNGGDQFYDRLDALDRQNTQLLEVFAYCLALGFHGRLYGDTAALEERRAELNNRLYGDSAPSDKLFPASYRSGTSKHGYIPPKIYALRTLVLFLLPLSILIGIYFIFFYRLDIHMQSILGG; from the coding sequence ATGCGCCTCGTTGACTGTTTCTGTGATCTTTTTGCTCTTGTCCTCAGCCTTCCTGAAAAACAAGAGCAAGATCTTGATGCCCAGCAAATCCAGGAAACCTTTCTCACGCTTGTCGAAGAAGCCCGCCAGTGTGCCAGGGAACGAGGGTATAACCAGCAGCAATTCGAAGAAGCTCTGTTCGCTGTTACCGTATGGGTTGATGAAACAATACTCTGTTCAGACCTTCCATTCGTTACCACTTGGTCAACATATCAATTACAGCTCCATTTCTTTGGCATAAATAACGGCGGCGATCAGTTTTATGATCGCCTTGATGCTCTTGATCGTCAGAACACACAGCTTTTAGAGGTTTTCGCCTACTGCCTCGCTTTAGGTTTTCATGGTCGGCTCTATGGAGACACAGCTGCTCTGGAAGAACGACGCGCTGAGCTCAACAACAGGCTATATGGCGACTCTGCTCCGTCGGACAAACTCTTTCCTGCCAGTTACCGTAGCGGCACGAGCAAACATGGCTATATCCCACCGAAAATATATGCTCTTCGTACACTCGTGTTGTTCTTGCTTCCCCTATCAATTCTTATCGGTATCTATTTTATATTTTTTTATCGTCTTGATATCCATATGCAATCCATTCTTGGAGGCTAG